ATCCCGGAAGGCCCCTTTCTCCTCGGCACAATCCGCGTCGACGACGATCCGTACGGTCTGCGAACCCAATACGACGACACCGAACTCCCCCAGCATACAGTGTGGATGGATTCGTTCGACGTCGATCGCGACGAAGTAAGCCTGGGCGAATACCTCGCGTACCTCCACGTGCGCAAACTGCACCCGTCTGAAGAACTCCAAAAATTAATCTGGCACGTCATCACGGTGCATTCCATTGCCGACGAGACACTCGCACGGTGGCCCGCACTCTACGTCACGTGGAAGGAGGCCGACGCAGTCTGCCGAGCAAAAGGCAAGCGGCTGCCGACGGAAGCCGAATGGGAAAAGGCCGCGCGCGGCCCCAATGGAAACTTGTTTCCCTGGGGTGACGCTGACCCGGACCCGAAACTCGCCATGTTCGGCCAGCACCATGTGCACGAGATTCCAATTCTTGCGCCGGTGGATCAGGGCGAGGCAGGTAAGAGCTCTTTCGGGCTGCACCACATGGCCGGGAACGTCGCCGAGTGGGTCAACGACTGGTTCAACCCGGATTACTACGCCTACATGCCGGAAAAGAATCCGCCGGGCCCGGTGACTGGGCGGTACAAGAGTGTCCGAGGCGGCTCATGGAAAAGCAATCCGATGATGTTGCGGACTCCGACCCGCGGCGGCGCCTCCCCCAGTCAACGCTCCGCGACCATCGGGTTCCGTTGTGCCAAATCCGTTGCTCCCACCGTCGCGCGGTAATAGTCCACGCCGCCTGAGAATCTTCGAAGCAGAAACAGATCCGCCACTGCCAGGCACTCGAGACCAAATGGGAGGTAGCCGGCATACCCCAGGATCGGCATCTCGAACAGGTGAACGCGATCCACAAAGGGAATCGAGTATTCCCAATGGGCCAAGCTCCCGACATTCCAGAGTTCCCAGAACCAGCCGCAGATCAATGCTGACAATGCCACGACCCAAAGCACCCGCCAGTCGCCTTCGGCGGCAGAGGCAAAGATCGTCTCCACCCCTCGAATGAGTTGGATCGCGGTGATAAGCGAAAGCGGTGCGACCCACACGAGTGGAAACAGGTAACTTGGCCATCGCCCCAAGGCGACCAACGCAAAGACCGAACAGATCAGCAGCAGCCAGCCCCACCTCTGACCTCTGCACCAACTGAATTTCACCCAGTGTTGTAACCCTGCCGACAGGTTGGGATAGGCGCTCAGGCATTCCGCCGTTCCGATGACTGCAGGAAGCACGGTGGAAAAGGGCACGGTCGCCTGCAGCACATAGGCCGACGCACTTAAATCGCCGCTTCCTAGGTAATGCCAATTCTGCACGAAGCGGTTCAGGTACTCGAATGTCCACCAGAACGCCGCACTCAGAGGAAACAAGGATGCTACATATCGCGGCCGATGCAGCAACATGCATCGGCCTACTCGACGGAACGTGAGCGCGTTCACAGTCAGGATGTACCCGATCCACAGGGGAGTGAAAGTGAAGGATTGCAGAGCCCCCATCCAATCGAGTCTTGTCCAGGCCAGGAACCAGGATATGGCCGTGACCGTTAGGCCAAGCCACCCCCACCAGGGGAACCTCCGATACTCGGGAAATGCGGCAGGTTCAGGCCATGATGGGCTGACAGCACGGGAAGACGCGAAGAGGCGGTGGAGGACGG
This Nitrospiraceae bacterium DNA region includes the following protein-coding sequences:
- a CDS encoding SUMF1/EgtB/PvdO family nonheme iron enzyme → MNRAALAALSWACIAVGTFLGLFACPPDASAGPAPSPELGKHLLSIGKLAAPSPIITIPEGPFLLGTIRVDDDPYGLRTQYDDTELPQHTVWMDSFDVDRDEVSLGEYLAYLHVRKLHPSEELQKLIWHVITVHSIADETLARWPALYVTWKEADAVCRAKGKRLPTEAEWEKAARGPNGNLFPWGDADPDPKLAMFGQHHVHEIPILAPVDQGEAGKSSFGLHHMAGNVAEWVNDWFNPDYYAYMPEKNPPGPVTGRYKSVRGGSWKSNPMMLRTPTRGGASPSQRSATIGFRCAKSVAPTVAR